The following are encoded together in the Brassica napus cultivar Da-Ae unplaced genomic scaffold, Da-Ae ScsIHWf_2447;HRSCAF=3160, whole genome shotgun sequence genome:
- the LOC125601116 gene encoding heavy metal-associated isoprenylated plant protein 2-like isoform X1: MVSCHNSFGFIWFGFEQKVEMQVDINCGKCKNQIMQAVTELEGVNQVVLDEEKSLLTVVGTMDPICIAEQLRKIKQNPVVVNIGPPKPPEAKPEKKPECCKPCLPYYHNTCDLPYYNYNTRDMVSVSSYESGSGCTIV; the protein is encoded by the exons ATGGTTTCTTGTCATAACTCATTCGGTTtcatttggttcggttttgagCAGAAAGTCGAGATGCAAGTGGACATCAACTGTGGAAAATGCAAAAACCAAATCATGCAAGCTGTCACAGAGCTAGAAg GTGTGAATCAGGTTGTACTGGATGAAGAGAAGAGCTTGCTAACAGTGGTGGGTACAATGGATCCCATCTGCATTGCAGAACAGCTTAGGAAGATCAAACAGAATCCAGTAGTAGTCAACATTGGACCACCAAAACCTCCAGAGGCCAAACCAGAAAAGAAGCCAGAGTGTTGCAAGCCTTGCCTTCCATACTACCACAATACATGTGACCTTCCATACTACAACTACAATACCCGTGACATGGTATCAGTTAGCTCCTACGAAAGCGGAAGCGGCTGCACCATTGTTTGA
- the LOC125601116 gene encoding heavy metal-associated isoprenylated plant protein 2-like isoform X2 yields MTVKKVEMQVDINCGKCKNQIMQAVTELEGVNQVVLDEEKSLLTVVGTMDPICIAEQLRKIKQNPVVVNIGPPKPPEAKPEKKPECCKPCLPYYHNTCDLPYYNYNTRDMVSVSSYESGSGCTIV; encoded by the exons ATGACGGTTAag AAAGTCGAGATGCAAGTGGACATCAACTGTGGAAAATGCAAAAACCAAATCATGCAAGCTGTCACAGAGCTAGAAg GTGTGAATCAGGTTGTACTGGATGAAGAGAAGAGCTTGCTAACAGTGGTGGGTACAATGGATCCCATCTGCATTGCAGAACAGCTTAGGAAGATCAAACAGAATCCAGTAGTAGTCAACATTGGACCACCAAAACCTCCAGAGGCCAAACCAGAAAAGAAGCCAGAGTGTTGCAAGCCTTGCCTTCCATACTACCACAATACATGTGACCTTCCATACTACAACTACAATACCCGTGACATGGTATCAGTTAGCTCCTACGAAAGCGGAAGCGGCTGCACCATTGTTTGA